In a genomic window of Paraclostridium bifermentans:
- a CDS encoding Sau3AI family type II restriction endonuclease, with product MKFKTQEELLRFTKGILGKKFKDIDEQNLLATKKKDKGILGKVVETGFYGYDLNSNPEADFSEIGIELKVAGFKRNKDNSISAKERLVLSKIDYCKMIEEEFEFSKLLFKNKKLLIIWYEYDYENKDNYGNFEIKHYQLYNMSADEEVFKNDFNIIKEKVLNGEAHLLSEGDTAYLGACTKGAKGTDQTKQPKSEILAKPRAYSLKNGYMTGILRSIDVSKQIPVKFKTAYSYVTEKLSPYFGLNQKEIWERLTGIKLEVGDPIPKNLNKMISDRIVGKDKELKEIDDVFNKVTYIIKNIPVDENNYPMERLSFRNLYLSEFEDDWIDSDWAEYFEEINIILVRYEGKKDGKKLKNGDRILKDVVSLTFNAYDIDLFKHSYEMVQTAIKTKDISKLPYPKSYEDQVLEIAPKGKGGDDAYNNFLSKDFTKTCFMLDKDFVNYKINEKE from the coding sequence AAACAGGTTTCTATGGATATGATCTTAATAGCAATCCAGAGGCGGATTTTTCTGAAATAGGTATAGAACTTAAAGTTGCTGGATTTAAAAGAAATAAAGATAATTCTATATCAGCTAAAGAAAGATTAGTTTTAAGTAAGATTGATTATTGTAAAATGATTGAAGAAGAGTTTGAGTTTAGCAAACTTTTATTTAAAAATAAAAAATTATTAATTATATGGTATGAATATGACTATGAAAATAAGGATAACTACGGGAACTTTGAAATAAAACATTATCAACTGTATAATATGAGCGCAGATGAAGAGGTATTTAAAAATGACTTTAATATTATAAAAGAAAAAGTTCTAAATGGAGAGGCACATCTATTATCAGAAGGTGATACTGCATATCTAGGGGCATGTACTAAAGGTGCTAAGGGTACCGATCAAACTAAACAACCTAAATCAGAAATTCTAGCAAAGCCTAGAGCATATTCATTAAAAAATGGATACATGACAGGGATATTGAGAAGCATAGACGTTTCTAAGCAAATTCCAGTTAAATTTAAAACCGCTTATAGTTATGTAACCGAAAAACTATCTCCATATTTTGGTCTAAATCAAAAAGAAATCTGGGAGCGTTTAACAGGAATTAAATTAGAAGTAGGAGACCCAATTCCTAAAAATCTAAATAAAATGATATCTGACAGAATAGTAGGTAAAGACAAAGAGTTAAAAGAAATAGATGATGTATTTAATAAAGTAACTTATATTATTAAAAACATACCTGTAGATGAAAATAACTATCCAATGGAAAGACTATCTTTTAGAAATCTATATCTATCTGAATTTGAAGATGATTGGATAGATTCTGATTGGGCAGAGTATTTTGAAGAAATTAACATAATTCTTGTTAGATACGAAGGCAAAAAAGATGGGAAAAAGCTTAAAAATGGAGATAGGATTTTAAAAGATGTAGTAAGTTTAACATTTAATGCTTATGATATAGATTTATTTAAACATTCATATGAAATGGTTCAAACAGCTATTAAGACTAAAGATATATCTAAATTGCCTTATCCTAAGTCATATGAAGATCAAGTTTTAGAAATAGCGCCTAAGGGTAAAGGTGGAGATGATGCATATAATAACTTTTTGAGTAAAGATTTTACTAAAACTTGTTTTATGTTAGATAAAGATTTTGTAAATTATAAAATAAACGAAAAAGAATAG
- a CDS encoding glycine zipper family protein: MDFVKTATGVIGGAAVGITGILLSPFFGAATFITGAGIAVGAGVGAILGYAVSVEEKNEIERQKKDIESRLKAENKVREDQYKIIIEKRKAEYDTLKSRYETTISKFKKDDKVMMSLFAIGVSAISINEKFGSEDMKFLKTILYGVSSDLIKDETQDILNKLSENPVEWTEALRIAKYELNNEEKEVLNNLLMLIASKYKNMYACIIDLESVI; encoded by the coding sequence ATGGATTTTGTTAAAACAGCCACAGGTGTAATAGGTGGAGCTGCTGTTGGGATTACAGGAATACTATTGTCACCATTTTTTGGAGCGGCAACTTTTATAACAGGTGCAGGCATAGCTGTAGGTGCTGGAGTAGGTGCAATTCTAGGATATGCAGTATCAGTAGAAGAGAAGAATGAAATAGAAAGACAAAAAAAGGATATTGAGAGTAGATTAAAAGCAGAAAATAAAGTTAGAGAAGACCAGTATAAAATAATTATAGAAAAAAGAAAAGCTGAGTATGACACATTAAAATCAAGATATGAAACAACTATAAGTAAGTTTAAAAAAGATGATAAAGTAATGATGTCTTTATTTGCTATAGGAGTTTCAGCTATAAGTATAAATGAAAAATTTGGTAGTGAGGATATGAAATTTTTAAAAACCATATTATATGGAGTATCAAGTGATTTAATTAAAGATGAAACACAAGATATATTAAACAAACTATCTGAAAACCCGGTTGAGTGGACTGAGGCGCTTAGAATAGCAAAATATGAATTAAATAATGAAGAAAAGGAAGTATTAAATAACTTATTAATGTTGATTGCTTCTAAATATAAAAATATGTATGCTTGTATAATTGACTTAGAATCAGTTATATAA
- a CDS encoding helix-turn-helix transcriptional regulator has product MTNKIDIEQQIKSLQEHLHSIRKIAGWTAEDLGNRIGVTKQTISNIENNKVRLTQTQYIAIRSVLEYEIKENPENIVLQQVITLLLDNENCDSKKEEEIKKVVETIAATASGGIRGAQLAALAGALLGPIGAIGAVGVGIGGVARVAGVAGAALGWLSPFMVNKKIKKENQKKDK; this is encoded by the coding sequence TTGACTAATAAAATAGATATAGAACAACAAATAAAGAGCCTACAAGAGCATTTGCACTCAATTAGAAAAATCGCAGGATGGACAGCTGAAGATTTAGGAAATAGAATTGGAGTTACAAAGCAGACCATAAGCAATATTGAAAATAACAAAGTAAGATTAACTCAGACTCAGTATATTGCAATTAGATCAGTCTTGGAATATGAAATTAAAGAAAATCCAGAAAATATTGTATTACAACAAGTTATAACTCTTTTACTTGATAATGAAAATTGTGATAGTAAAAAAGAAGAAGAAATAAAGAAAGTTGTAGAAACAATAGCTGCAACTGCAAGTGGTGGAATTAGAGGAGCGCAGTTGGCAGCACTTGCAGGAGCTTTATTAGGTCCAATAGGTGCAATAGGTGCAGTAGGGGTTGGAATTGGAGGCGTTGCAAGAGTTGCTGGAGTGGCAGGAGCAGCTTTGGGATGGTTAAGTCCTTTTATGGTAAACAAAAAAATAAAGAAGGAAAATCAAAAAAAGGACAAGTAA